Proteins encoded together in one Glandiceps talaboti chromosome 11, keGlaTala1.1, whole genome shotgun sequence window:
- the LOC144442732 gene encoding salivary C-type lectin 1-like — protein MIQQINRSAPPDLSILRYSSPFCWKFIKASFIDDASPEEVSHRTITNKNGSEVGCYFPVWDFLCYCRTCSLNLGNGDCVVYGFFCEQDALADRKYYNAAEDFCADQGGRLAVLDSKLKDDAVRNYIIDHDLDGPPCIKKKGFWFGLSDRGSGSEGAFKWAGGEVYGAYTNWAGRNPNNNTKRNSKGQDCVQLWFRKNKFWGQWDDDYCNYRPKGFVCEIPVPGCDYADEGCNAEDHPSCV, from the exons ATGATACAACAAATCAATAGGAGTGCACCCCCTGACCTTTCAATACTTAGATATAGCTCCCCATTCTGTTGGAAATTCATCAAAGCGAGTTTCATCGACGACGCATCACCTGAAGAAGTGTCTCATAGAACCATAACG AACAAAAATGGATCTGAAGTTGGCTGTTATTTTCCTGTGTGGGATTTCCTATGCTACTGCA GAACTTGTAGTCTTAACCTTGGCAATGGTGACTGTGTTGTATACGGATTCTTCTGTGAGCAAGATGCATTAGCTGATCGCAAATACTACAACGCTGCTGAAGACTTTTGTGCAGATCAAGGCGGTCGTCTTGCTGTATTGGACTCCAAGCTCAAAGATGACGCGGTACGAAACTACATTATTGACCATGACCTGGACGGACCCCCCTGTATAAAGAAAAAGGGATTCTGGTTTGGTTTAAGCGATCGAGGATCAGGCAGTGAAGGCGCGTTTAAATGGGCTGGAGGTGAAGTATATGGGGCATACACGAATTGGGCTGGACGTAATCCAAATAATAATACCAAACGTAATTCTAAAGGACAAGATTGTGTTCAACTATG GTTTAGAAAGAATAAATTTTGGGGTCAATGGGATGACGATTACTGCAACTATCGACCCAAAGGGTTCGTTTGTGAAATCCCTG TGCCTGGTTGCGACTATGCTGACGAGGGTTGCAACGCCGAAGACCATCCATCATGCGTGTAA
- the LOC144442197 gene encoding cullin-4A-like: protein MPLTSTEKSPLVKTDLEPNHKKRRPDENNHHLQNAKRFRDDSPNESTPMADSTQRRPNFSALSPTNNGFTSRASPLANSKPGSTKKLVIKNFRVKPELPENYQETTWQKLKEAVQAIHNHTSIKYSLEELYQAVENMCSHKMSASLYDKLKLVCEEHVKSQISQFTGELTDSVSYLKALNNCWQDHCRQMIMIRSIFLFLDRTYVLQNSLISSLWDMGLELYRQHIISNRTVETRTVDGLLILIERERNGEVVDHSLLKSLLRMLSDLQIYEESFECKFLDATDKLYAAEGQRLMQERDVPEYLAHCDRRLEEEAQRVLHYLDHSTRKSLVTCVEQQLLEVHINSIIQKGLDVLIDENRTKDLGLMYNLFQRTKSGLQELCINYGTYIKKTGTTIVINPEKDKTMVQELLDFKDKIDNIVYNCFCKNDKFIHTMKESFESFINKRVNKPAELVAKYVDNIMRAGNKEATEEELERILDKVMVIFRFIHGKDVFEAFYKKDLAKRLLVGKSASVDAEKSMLSKLKQECGGGFTSKLEGMFKDMELSKDIMVAFKQFMQNQKVPGNIELTVNILTMGYWPTYSPMEVHLPDEMIQYQEIFKNFYLSKHSGRKLQWQPNLGHCVLKASFKAGKKELQVSLFQALVLVMFNDGDEFTLEDIAQASGIEDGELRRTMQSLACGKARVISKIPKSKDVEDGDIFTFSDDFKHKLFRIKINQIQMKETPEEQSNTQERVFQDRQYQIDAAIVRIMKMRKTLSHTLLVSELYDQLKFPVKPADLKKRIESLIDRDYMERDKDNSNQYHYVA, encoded by the exons ATGCCTCTGACAAGTACTGAAAAGAGCCCGTTGGTGAAAACGGACCTTGAGCCGAACCATAAGAAACGCAGACCGGACGAAAATAATCATCATCTCCAGAACGCCAAGAGATTTCGCGACGATTCACCAAATGAAAGCACCCCCATGGCTGACTCTACACAAAGAAGACCCAACTTTTCAGCATTAAGTCCAACAAATAACGGCTTTACTAGCAGGGCGTCACCTCTTGCCAACAGTAAACCGGGATCTACCAAAAAGTTGGTGATCAAAAACTTCAGAG TGAAACCAGAGTTACCAGAGAACTACCAAGAAACAACATGGCAGAAACTGAAAGAAGCAGTGCAAGCCATTCACAACCATACTTCTATCAAGTACAGTCTAGAGGAGTTATACCAGGCAGTGGAAAACATGTGTTCACATAAAATGTCAGCATCTCTCTACGACAAATTAAAACTGGTTTGCGAAGAGCATGTCAAGTCTCAAATTTCACAGTTCACTGG AGAATTGACAGATAGTGTGTCATATCTTAAAGCATTAAATAACTGTTGGCAAGATCACTGTAGACAAATG ATAATGATTCGTagtatatttcttttcttgGACCGTACCTATGTATTACAAAATTCTCTCATCTCTTCACTGTG GGATATGGGACTAGAATTATACCGTCAACACATCATAAGTAATAGAACTGTGGAAACCAGGACAGTGGATGGATTATTAATTCtgatagaaagagagagaaatggAGAAGTCGTTGACCATAGTTTATTAAAAAGTTTACTTAGAATGCTATCTGATTTACAG attTACGAAGAATCCTTTGAATGTAAATTTCTTGATGCAACTGATAAACTGTATGCAGCAGAAGGGCAACGATTGATGCAGGAACGAGAT gTACCAGAATATCTTGCACACTGTGACCGTAGACTTGAGGAGGAAGCTCAGCGGGTTCTGCACTATCTAGATCATTCTACCAGGAAATCACTTGTTACATGTGTTGAACAACAGTTACTGGAAGTCCATATTAATAGTATCATACAGAAAG gacttgatgtattgattgatgAAAACAGGACAAAAGACCTCGGTttgatgtataatttatttcaaagaacGAAGTCTGGACTTCAAGAACTCTGTATCAATTATGGAACCTATATCAAG AAAACGGGTACAACAATTGTGATCAACCCAGAAAAGGATAAAACCATGGTTCAAGAGTTGTTAGATTTCAAAGATAAAATTGACAACATCGTCTACAACTGTTTCTGTAAGAATGATAAATTTATACATACCATGAAAGAATCATTTGAAAGCTTTATCAACAAAAGAGTAAACAAACCAGCTGAACTTGTAG CTAAATATGTAGATAACATTATGAGGGCAGGAAATAAAGAAGCAACAGAGGAAGAATTAGAAAGGATATTAGATAAAGTTATGGTCATATTCCGGTTTATCCATG gCAAAGATGTGTTTGAGGCGTTCTATAAGAAAGATTTGGCTAAGAGACTACTGGTTGGAAAGAGTGCGTCTGTGGATGCTGAGAAATCAATGTTATCAAAACTAAAACAAG AATGTGGAGGTGGGTTTACCAGCAAGCTAGAAGGGATGTTTAAAGACATGGAACTTTCTAAAGACATCATGGTAGCATTTAAACAG TTCATGCAGAACCAAAAAGTGCCTGGTAACATAGAGCTAACAGTGAATATTCTCACCATGGGTTATTGGCCAACATATTCACCTATGGAGGTTCACCTACCCGATGAG ATGATCCAGTACCAAGAAATCTTCAAAAACTTCTACCTAAGTAAACATAGTGGTCGTAAATTACAGTGGCAACCAAATCTAGGACACTGTGTATTGAAGGCTAGTTTTAAAGCT GGTAAGAAGGAACTACAAGTGTCACTTTTCCAAGCTTTGGTATTAGTTATGTTTAACGATGGAGATGAGTTTACTCTGGAAGATATAGCACAGGCTAGTGGTATTG AGGATGGTGAACTCAGAAGAACGATGCAGTCACTAGCGTGTGGTAAAGCTAGAGTTATATCTAAAATTCCAAAG AGTAAAGATGTTGAAGATGGTGACATATTTACATTTAGTGATGACTTCAAACATAAGTTATTCAGAATAAAAATCAACCAAATTCAAATGAAGGAAACA CCTGAAGAACAGAGTAATACACAGGAGAGAGTGTTTCAAGACAGGCAGTATCAAATTGATGCTGCTATTGTGCGTATTATGAAGATGAGGAAAACTCTCAGTCATACATTATTAGTGTCTGAACTCTATGATCAGCTCAAGTTTCCAGTCAAG CCAGCTGACTTGAAGAAACGCATAGAGAGTTTAATAGACAGAGATTACATGGAGAGGGATAAAGACAATTCTAATCAGTATCATTATGTAGCATAG